Proteins from one Chroococcidiopsis sp. CCMEE 29 genomic window:
- a CDS encoding AraC family transcriptional regulator has protein sequence MTETIAYETYWQQWEESLAAGNGEIVYGKDGFDRVGRCKHRYSQDYFWEVQLRPGFWLEFIDNDYHQSLSNLNDHDETMPLVSKFYLSGHHPVLTPGVNGVKSEYEEKAGQSYLFFLPDLQEIEQFPAHQRLQMVRIYFDVDYLRSFGVESSTLSGELQQFFENKPLQRFHCSTGALNLAMQKTLRQIIDCPYRGITKRIFLESKALELLTLQLHQWTEQRQPSTCRTLHADDVERLHHARDILMRDIQNPPSLMDLARQVGINDYKLKSGFRQIFGTTVFGYLQTCRMERAKQLLAEQQLSIAAIAHTVGYASQSQFCHAFKQRYGMTPIACRKAS, from the coding sequence ATGACAGAAACGATCGCATACGAAACCTATTGGCAACAGTGGGAGGAAAGCCTTGCGGCAGGCAACGGAGAAATTGTCTACGGCAAAGATGGGTTTGATCGCGTCGGCAGATGCAAGCATCGCTACAGCCAGGATTACTTTTGGGAGGTGCAACTGCGTCCAGGGTTTTGGCTGGAGTTCATTGATAATGACTATCACCAATCCTTAAGCAACCTAAATGATCATGATGAGACCATGCCGTTAGTGTCCAAGTTCTACTTGTCTGGACATCATCCAGTCCTGACTCCTGGCGTCAACGGTGTCAAAAGTGAGTACGAGGAGAAAGCAGGTCAGAGTTATCTGTTTTTTCTGCCTGACCTTCAAGAAATCGAACAGTTTCCAGCCCATCAACGCCTGCAAATGGTCAGAATTTATTTTGATGTGGATTACTTGCGTTCGTTTGGCGTCGAGTCTAGCACTCTTTCGGGTGAACTCCAACAATTCTTTGAGAACAAGCCGCTTCAACGCTTTCACTGTTCCACGGGAGCGTTAAATCTGGCAATGCAAAAGACTTTGCGGCAGATTATCGACTGCCCGTATCGGGGCATCACAAAGCGCATCTTTCTGGAAAGCAAAGCACTGGAACTGCTGACATTACAACTGCATCAATGGACGGAACAACGCCAACCGTCAACGTGTCGCACCCTTCATGCCGATGATGTAGAACGACTCCATCACGCCAGAGATATCTTAATGCGCGATATCCAAAATCCACCGTCGCTGATGGATTTAGCACGACAAGTGGGGATCAACGATTACAAGCTGAAATCTGGATTTCGTCAAATCTTTGGCACTACAGTATTTGGCTATCTACAAACCTGCCGAATGGAACGTGCTAAACAACTGTTAGCCGAACAACAATTGAGCATTGCGGCGATCGCTCACACCGTAGGATATGCCAGCCAGAGCCAATTTTGTCACGCCTTTAAGCAACGTTACGGCATGACTCCAATCGCCTGTCGTAAAGCGTCATAA
- a CDS encoding site-2 protease family protein: MNGTIRVGNLFGIPFYIAQSWFLVLGLVTWSYASGLAAQFPGLGGSLPWLLGLVAALLLFASVLAHELGHSFVAIRQGIEVKSITLFLFGGLASLEKESKTPSEAFWVAIAGPLVSLLLFGIVTAINVSTPLSGPFAAILGVLAYVNLALAMFNLIPGLPLDGGNILKALVWKVTGNPYKGVVFASRAGQFIGWLAIASGLIPFLVFGSFANFWYALIGWFLLQNAGRAAQSATVQEQLNGLTVADAVTPDSPVVPASLSLREFADEYILGNDKWRRFLVTDDAGQLVGAITVDDLRTIPNPRWSETQVKEIMQPIEQSAVIQSNQSLLEAAMLLEQQQRSALPVIRENGVLVGILEKASIISLLQKRVQANPA, from the coding sequence ATGAACGGCACTATTCGCGTTGGGAACCTGTTCGGGATTCCCTTTTATATCGCTCAGTCTTGGTTTTTGGTTCTGGGCTTAGTAACCTGGAGCTATGCGAGTGGACTGGCGGCTCAATTTCCTGGCTTGGGCGGATCGTTGCCTTGGCTACTAGGATTAGTTGCAGCTCTATTGCTATTTGCTTCTGTTCTGGCACATGAATTAGGACATAGCTTTGTAGCAATTCGGCAAGGAATTGAGGTTAAATCAATTACCCTGTTTTTATTCGGCGGTCTTGCCAGCCTAGAAAAAGAGTCAAAGACCCCATCTGAAGCATTTTGGGTGGCGATCGCTGGTCCTTTAGTCAGTTTATTGCTGTTTGGTATAGTCACAGCTATTAATGTCAGCACTCCCCTATCAGGACCATTCGCAGCAATTCTCGGCGTGCTAGCTTACGTCAACTTAGCGTTAGCAATGTTCAACTTGATTCCTGGCTTACCACTAGACGGTGGCAATATTCTAAAAGCGCTAGTTTGGAAAGTTACAGGCAATCCTTACAAGGGTGTTGTTTTTGCTAGCCGTGCGGGTCAATTCATTGGTTGGCTGGCGATCGCTAGCGGGTTAATTCCTTTCCTAGTATTTGGTAGCTTTGCTAACTTCTGGTACGCCTTAATCGGTTGGTTCTTGCTGCAAAATGCGGGTCGAGCTGCTCAGTCTGCTACAGTACAGGAACAACTTAATGGTTTGACAGTAGCAGATGCTGTCACGCCTGATAGCCCGGTAGTACCTGCTAGCCTTTCTCTCAGGGAATTTGCAGATGAATACATTCTTGGTAATGACAAGTGGCGCAGGTTTTTGGTTACAGATGATGCAGGTCAATTAGTAGGTGCGATTACCGTGGATGACTTGAGAACAATCCCCAATCCACGCTGGTCAGAAACTCAAGTTAAAGAGATCATGCAACCAATCGAACAATCCGCTGTCATTCAGTCGAATCAATCATTGCTAGAAGCGGCAATGTTGCTGGAACAACAACAGCGATCGGCACTACCTGTCATTCGTGAGAATGGAGTGCTAGTTGGAATTCTAGAAAAAGCCTCGATTATTAGCCTGCTTCAGAAAAGAGTGCAAGCAAATCCAGCTTAA
- the sepF gene encoding cell division protein SepF, with protein sequence MNQLRISEYEDEEDGYSYQPRRSSAPTLAGRQRYQRRQRAAVIAAGTGLTTNTASGIPEAVNELAELIVIELQCFEEVSPAVQALQQGKSVVLNLTMLNPEQAQRAVDFLAGATYSIQGNQERLGEGIFLFTPSCVPITAPAH encoded by the coding sequence TTGAATCAGCTAAGAATATCCGAGTACGAAGATGAAGAAGATGGGTATAGCTACCAACCGCGTCGCTCATCAGCCCCTACACTAGCAGGGCGCCAGCGGTATCAGCGGCGGCAGCGAGCTGCTGTGATAGCAGCAGGAACTGGGTTAACGACAAATACTGCTAGCGGCATACCCGAAGCTGTGAATGAGCTAGCCGAATTGATAGTCATAGAGCTGCAGTGCTTTGAAGAAGTGTCGCCAGCAGTTCAAGCATTACAGCAGGGTAAGTCCGTAGTGTTAAACCTGACGATGCTCAACCCGGAACAGGCGCAGCGAGCAGTAGACTTTCTTGCTGGCGCTACCTACTCCATACAGGGAAATCAAGAGCGGCTTGGTGAGGGGATCTTTCTATTCACTCCCAGTTGTGTTCCAATCACCGCTCCTGCTCACTGA